A genomic segment from Halogeometricum sp. S3BR5-2 encodes:
- a CDS encoding DEAD/DEAH box helicase translates to MSKQVGRVDTLFVHETNDDFLVVVQRDGERVFRAVLELKETSAGPRPAKFRVKRGSSDEPRDPSQFVELARRAERIRISQQTSKSRRDEFREMLEGYQLEALVVRTCRFCASNGRYSPITEETAIKTDNEYICPDCAKRELERELDFSGTGAMTQAAQERLEALLLETQDLGRISNLLKGGLDPDLTKFDTVSATTDDVELVSTSTLDLHPKLQSMVEGRFDTLLPVQSLSVDNGLFDGRDQLVVSATATGKTLVGELAGVNRALEGKGKMLFLVPLVALANQKHEDFEERYGDDLNVTIRVGASRINDDGNRFDPNADVIVGTYEGIDHALRTGKDLGDIATVVIDEVHTLKEDERGHRLDGMISRLKHYCEERQERRSNYGGAQYVYLSATVGNPETLAQKLRATLIEFEERPVPIERHVTFADGREKPDIINKLVRREFDTKSSKGYRGQTIVFTNSRRRCHEISRKLEYDAAPYHAGLDYRRRKQVERQFGNQDLAAVVTTAALAAGVDFPASQVVFDTLAMGIEWLSVQEFEQMLGRAGRPDYHDQGTVYLLVEPDASYHNSMEMTEDEVAFKLLKGEMEDVVTVYDESAAAEETLANITVAGKKAKRLNDRMLGDVPTKHAVGKLLEWKFIDGFEPTPLGRAVCRHFLAPRDAFRILDGIRGGLSPYDVVAEMELADEEL, encoded by the coding sequence GTGTCTAAACAGGTCGGCCGCGTCGACACGCTGTTCGTCCACGAGACGAACGACGACTTCCTCGTCGTCGTCCAACGGGACGGAGAGCGCGTCTTCCGCGCCGTGCTCGAACTGAAGGAGACGAGCGCCGGCCCCCGCCCCGCGAAGTTCCGCGTCAAGCGCGGGTCGTCGGACGAACCCCGAGACCCGAGCCAGTTCGTCGAACTGGCCCGCAGAGCCGAGCGAATCCGCATCTCCCAGCAGACTTCCAAGAGCCGCCGCGACGAGTTCCGCGAGATGCTGGAGGGCTACCAGTTGGAAGCCCTCGTCGTTCGGACCTGCCGCTTCTGCGCCTCGAACGGCCGCTACTCGCCCATCACCGAGGAGACGGCCATCAAGACGGACAACGAGTACATCTGTCCGGACTGCGCGAAGCGGGAATTAGAGCGGGAACTCGACTTCTCCGGGACGGGAGCGATGACGCAGGCCGCACAGGAGCGACTCGAAGCCCTCCTCCTCGAAACGCAGGACCTCGGCCGCATCTCGAACCTGTTGAAAGGGGGGCTCGACCCCGACCTCACGAAGTTCGACACCGTCTCGGCGACGACGGACGACGTGGAGTTGGTCTCCACCTCGACGCTCGACCTGCACCCGAAACTCCAGTCGATGGTGGAGGGCCGCTTCGACACCCTCCTTCCCGTGCAGTCGCTCTCCGTCGACAACGGTCTGTTCGACGGCAGGGACCAACTCGTCGTGTCCGCGACGGCGACGGGGAAGACGCTCGTCGGCGAACTCGCGGGCGTGAACCGCGCGCTCGAAGGAAAGGGGAAGATGCTCTTCTTGGTTCCGCTGGTCGCCCTCGCCAACCAGAAGCACGAGGACTTCGAGGAGCGCTACGGCGACGACCTGAACGTCACCATCCGCGTCGGCGCCTCGCGCATCAACGACGACGGCAACCGCTTCGACCCGAACGCCGACGTCATCGTCGGCACCTACGAGGGAATCGACCACGCCCTGCGGACGGGCAAGGACCTCGGGGACATCGCCACCGTCGTCATCGACGAGGTGCACACGCTCAAGGAGGACGAACGCGGCCACCGCCTCGACGGGATGATCTCTCGTCTCAAGCACTACTGCGAGGAGCGACAGGAGCGACGGAGCAACTACGGGGGCGCGCAGTACGTCTACCTCTCCGCGACGGTCGGGAACCCGGAGACGCTGGCGCAGAAACTCCGAGCGACGCTCATCGAGTTCGAGGAGCGACCCGTCCCCATCGAGCGCCACGTCACGTTCGCCGACGGCCGCGAGAAACCCGACATCATCAACAAACTCGTCAGGCGGGAGTTCGACACGAAGTCCTCGAAGGGCTACCGGGGCCAGACCATCGTGTTCACCAACTCCCGGCGGCGCTGCCACGAGATATCCAGAAAACTGGAGTACGACGCGGCGCCGTACCACGCCGGCCTCGACTACCGTCGCCGCAAGCAGGTCGAACGGCAGTTCGGCAACCAGGATTTGGCCGCCGTCGTCACCACCGCGGCGCTGGCCGCCGGCGTCGACTTCCCCGCCTCGCAGGTGGTGTTCGACACGCTGGCGATGGGCATCGAGTGGCTCTCGGTGCAGGAGTTCGAGCAGATGCTCGGGCGGGCGGGGCGGCCGGACTACCACGACCAAGGGACGGTGTACCTCCTCGTCGAACCCGACGCCTCCTACCACAACTCCATGGAGATGACGGAGGACGAGGTGGCGTTCAAACTCCTGAAGGGGGAGATGGAGGACGTCGTCACCGTCTACGACGAGTCCGCCGCCGCCGAGGAGACGCTGGCGAACATCACCGTGGCGGGCAAGAAGGCGAAACGGCTGAACGACCGGATGCTCGGCGACGTGCCGACGAAGCACGCCGTCGGAAAGCTCCTGGAGTGGAAGTTCATCGACGGCTTCGAGCCGACGCCGCTCGGCCGCGCCGTCTGCCGGCACTTCCTCGCGCCGCGGGACGCCTTCCGCATCCTCGACGGCATCCGCGGCGGTCTGAGCCCGTACGACGTCGTCGCAGAGATGGAACTGGCCGACGAGGAACTGTAG
- a CDS encoding tyrosine-type recombinase/integrase: MSTIGFRPCDIEDSRVQWFDTENENDAHLSLPREEDSKAGKRNRSGKISPEAARVFNYWLEERKEDPAYEGTDAVWLNQKNKPYSARSLRYQLMSLQRAAGMNVEERENGWYMIRRGVGTDIINKEGDIITLMHQLRIDRYETAMRYVMTADQAADRYFSRR, encoded by the coding sequence GTGTCTACTATAGGATTCCGGCCCTGTGATATAGAGGATTCTAGAGTTCAGTGGTTCGACACAGAGAACGAAAACGATGCGCATCTCAGTCTCCCGCGGGAAGAAGACAGCAAAGCCGGAAAGAGAAACCGGAGTGGGAAAATCAGTCCCGAAGCGGCCCGAGTCTTCAATTACTGGCTTGAAGAACGGAAAGAAGACCCCGCGTACGAAGGTACAGATGCCGTTTGGCTCAATCAAAAGAATAAGCCATACAGTGCGCGTTCACTCCGATATCAGTTGATGAGCCTTCAGCGGGCAGCGGGGATGAACGTTGAGGAGCGCGAGAATGGATGGTACATGATTCGACGGGGTGTGGGGACGGACATCATAAACAAAGAAGGCGACATTATCACCCTGATGCATCAACTCCGAATCGACCGCTATGAAACAGCGATGCGGTACGTAATGACTGCTGACCAAGCAGCTGATAGGTACTTTAGCAGGCGGTAG
- a CDS encoding SLC13 family permease, which produces MVTITPSVVVVFAVILLALAFFATEPVPVDVTALGVMVTLMLAQPASEWLVAFGLLAEPILLFDPYPQQALSGFASTATLTVLAMFILSEGVQRTGIVQMLGAKIASFTGDSESRQLGATIGVVGPISGFINNTAAVAILLPMVTDLAERGGTSPSKLLLPLSYASMFGGMLTLIGTSTNILASDLSGRLIGRTFTMFEFTQLGLAVSVVGTVYLLTVGKWLTPERIKPERDLTEEFEMSDYLTEVVVREDSPLVGQQVQRALVETEFDVDLIQLIRGGEVFLEPLGPKEIQSGDVFALRTDRDTLVELLDVEGLDLVPVTVDEAELEAGESGQNLVEVVVAPGSSLVGESLASASFRQRYDATVLALRRGGELVRRRMDNISLRVGDTLLVQATTESVERLDNNRDFIVAQEVHRHDYREEKIPVAIGIVAVVVALAALNVVPIVVSALAGALAMVATRCLRPPELYDAVQWDVIFLLAGVIPLGIAMENSGAAALLAEFVVLSGDVLPLVGVLGVFYLVTALLTNVVSNNASVVLMVPVAVEAAETLGANAFAFILAVTFAASTAFMTPVGYQTNLFVYGPGGYRFTDYLRVGAPLQLLFAVVTTVGIAAWWGLTPPA; this is translated from the coding sequence GTGGTAACGATAACCCCGAGTGTCGTCGTCGTCTTCGCGGTTATCCTCCTCGCGTTGGCGTTCTTCGCCACCGAACCGGTGCCGGTGGACGTCACCGCACTCGGGGTGATGGTGACGCTGATGCTCGCGCAACCGGCCTCCGAGTGGCTGGTGGCGTTCGGCCTCCTCGCCGAGCCGATTCTCCTGTTCGACCCCTACCCGCAGCAGGCGCTCTCTGGGTTCGCCAGCACGGCGACGCTGACGGTGCTGGCGATGTTCATCCTGAGCGAGGGCGTCCAGCGGACCGGCATCGTCCAGATGCTCGGCGCGAAAATCGCGTCGTTCACCGGCGACAGCGAGTCCCGGCAGTTGGGGGCGACCATCGGCGTCGTCGGCCCCATCTCGGGCTTCATCAACAACACCGCCGCCGTCGCCATCCTGCTGCCGATGGTGACCGACCTCGCCGAACGCGGCGGCACCTCGCCGTCGAAACTGCTCCTGCCGCTGTCGTACGCCTCCATGTTCGGCGGGATGCTCACGCTCATCGGCACGTCGACGAACATCCTCGCCTCGGACCTCTCGGGCCGCCTCATCGGCCGGACGTTCACCATGTTCGAGTTCACGCAGTTGGGACTCGCCGTGAGCGTCGTCGGCACCGTCTACTTGCTCACCGTGGGGAAGTGGCTCACGCCCGAGCGCATCAAACCCGAACGCGACCTGACCGAGGAGTTCGAGATGAGCGACTACCTGACCGAAGTCGTCGTCCGGGAGGACTCGCCGCTGGTGGGCCAGCAGGTCCAACGGGCGCTCGTGGAGACGGAGTTCGACGTGGACCTCATCCAACTCATCCGCGGCGGCGAGGTATTCCTCGAACCCCTCGGCCCGAAAGAGATCCAGTCCGGTGACGTGTTCGCGCTTCGAACCGACCGCGACACGCTCGTCGAACTGCTCGACGTGGAGGGCTTAGACCTCGTTCCGGTCACCGTCGACGAGGCGGAACTGGAGGCGGGCGAGTCCGGGCAGAACCTCGTGGAAGTCGTCGTCGCGCCGGGTTCGTCGCTCGTCGGCGAGTCGCTGGCCTCGGCGAGTTTCCGCCAGCGATACGACGCCACCGTCCTCGCCCTCCGCCGCGGCGGGGAACTCGTCCGTCGGCGGATGGACAACATCTCGCTCCGGGTCGGCGACACGCTCCTCGTGCAGGCGACGACCGAGAGCGTCGAACGCCTCGACAACAACCGCGACTTCATCGTCGCCCAAGAGGTCCACCGGCACGACTACCGCGAGGAGAAAATTCCCGTCGCCATCGGCATCGTCGCCGTCGTCGTCGCTCTCGCGGCGCTGAACGTCGTCCCCATCGTCGTCTCGGCGCTCGCCGGCGCGTTGGCGATGGTGGCGACGCGGTGTCTCCGCCCGCCGGAACTGTACGACGCCGTCCAGTGGGACGTCATCTTCCTCCTCGCGGGCGTCATCCCTCTCGGCATCGCCATGGAGAACTCGGGGGCGGCGGCACTGCTCGCGGAGTTCGTCGTGCTGTCGGGCGACGTGCTCCCCCTCGTCGGCGTTCTCGGGGTGTTCTACCTCGTCACCGCCCTGCTGACGAACGTCGTCTCGAACAACGCGAGCGTCGTGCTCATGGTTCCGGTCGCCGTCGAGGCGGCGGAGACGCTCGGCGCGAACGCGTTCGCGTTCATCCTCGCGGTGACGTTCGCGGCGTCGACGGCGTTCATGACGCCCGTCGGCTACCAGACGAACCTCTTCGTCTACGGCCCCGGCGGCTACCGCTTCACGGACTACCTGCGGGTCGGCGCCCCCCTGCAACTGCTGTTCGCGGTGGTGACGACGGTCGGAATCGCCGCGTGGTGGGGTCTCACGCCGCCCGCGTGA
- a CDS encoding glycoside hydrolase family 127 protein, whose amino-acid sequence MSLLPSEDRPTPVPLADVSVDDEFWNGRLATNRETTIEHQYDRLGERCLPNFRRVRDGETGGFRGMCFEDSDAYKWLEAASYVLANRDDPDLKERVDELVDLIAAAQDENGYLNTYHQLEFDEERWTNVRNLHELYCAGHLIEAAVAHYRATGERSLLTVATEFADHVDRVFGTGEGELDAAPGHEEIELALVKLHRATDEERYLELARYFVDARGTTGRFEWETDHAEELPGDEEWHTGSEYDPTYYQTHAPVRAQETVEGHAVRAMYLFCGAADVAGETDDEGLLDALVGLWRNMTERRTYVTGGIGSTADGERFTEDYDLPNRTAYAETCAAVGSVFWNRRLFRLTGEGRFYDVLERALYNGALAGTSLDGTAFFYENPLESLGHHHRKGWFACACCPPNLARLLASLGEYVYATTDGGVYVNLYVGSETEVTVAGETVSVTQRTDYPWEGSVDLEIGVDSPVEAALHLRVPEWCADARLSVNGERVEGEADDGYRTLDRTWHDGDSVELSLNLPVRRMMAHPDLPDDAGRLALQRGPLVYCVEETDVDVPPSRLRMDSEDSLDARWDEDLLDGVVALEGETRVAGTEGWDGRLYREWEEHREEKRVTAVPYYGWDNREEGRMAVWLPTR is encoded by the coding sequence GTGTCACTCCTTCCCTCGGAAGACCGACCGACCCCGGTTCCCCTCGCGGACGTGTCCGTCGACGACGAGTTCTGGAACGGGCGATTGGCGACGAATCGCGAGACGACCATCGAGCATCAGTACGACCGACTCGGAGAGCGCTGCCTGCCGAACTTTCGGCGCGTCCGCGACGGAGAGACCGGCGGGTTTCGGGGGATGTGCTTCGAGGACTCCGACGCCTACAAATGGCTCGAAGCCGCGAGCTACGTCCTCGCGAACCGCGACGACCCGGACCTGAAAGAGCGGGTAGACGAACTCGTCGACCTGATAGCGGCCGCTCAGGACGAGAACGGCTACCTGAACACGTACCACCAACTCGAGTTCGACGAGGAGCGCTGGACCAACGTTCGGAACCTCCACGAACTGTACTGTGCGGGGCATCTCATCGAGGCGGCCGTCGCACATTACCGCGCGACCGGCGAGCGCTCGCTGCTGACGGTCGCCACGGAGTTCGCCGACCACGTCGACCGGGTCTTCGGGACCGGCGAGGGCGAACTCGACGCGGCGCCGGGGCACGAAGAGATCGAACTCGCGCTGGTGAAACTCCATCGCGCGACCGACGAGGAGCGCTATCTCGAGTTGGCGAGGTACTTCGTCGACGCGCGGGGCACGACCGGGCGCTTCGAGTGGGAGACCGATCACGCCGAGGAACTCCCGGGCGACGAGGAGTGGCACACCGGGTCGGAGTACGACCCGACCTACTACCAGACGCACGCGCCGGTGCGCGCCCAAGAGACCGTGGAGGGTCACGCGGTTCGCGCGATGTACCTCTTCTGCGGCGCCGCCGACGTGGCCGGCGAGACGGACGACGAGGGCCTGCTCGACGCCCTGGTGGGACTCTGGCGCAACATGACCGAGCGGCGGACGTACGTCACCGGCGGCATCGGGTCGACGGCGGACGGCGAGCGCTTCACCGAGGACTACGACCTCCCGAATCGAACGGCGTACGCCGAGACCTGCGCGGCCGTCGGCAGCGTCTTCTGGAACCGCCGGCTGTTCCGTCTGACCGGCGAAGGACGCTTCTACGACGTCCTCGAACGGGCGCTGTACAACGGCGCGCTCGCCGGCACCTCGCTCGACGGCACCGCGTTCTTCTACGAGAACCCGCTCGAGAGCCTGGGCCACCACCACCGGAAGGGCTGGTTCGCCTGCGCGTGCTGCCCGCCGAACCTGGCCCGCCTGCTGGCGTCGCTCGGCGAGTACGTCTACGCGACGACCGACGGCGGGGTCTACGTGAACCTCTACGTCGGCAGCGAAACCGAGGTCACGGTGGCGGGCGAAACCGTGTCGGTGACTCAGCGGACCGACTATCCGTGGGAGGGCTCCGTCGACCTCGAAATCGGAGTGGATTCGCCCGTCGAGGCGGCGCTACACCTCCGCGTCCCCGAGTGGTGCGCCGACGCCCGACTCAGCGTGAACGGCGAGCGGGTCGAGGGCGAGGCCGACGACGGCTACCGTACCCTCGACCGGACGTGGCACGACGGCGACAGCGTCGAACTCTCCCTCAACCTCCCCGTCCGACGGATGATGGCCCACCCGGACCTCCCCGACGACGCCGGGCGCCTCGCCCTCCAGCGCGGCCCGCTCGTGTACTGCGTCGAGGAGACGGACGTCGACGTCCCGCCGTCGCGTCTGCGGATGGACTCCGAGGATTCGCTCGACGCCCGCTGGGATGAGGACCTGCTGGACGGCGTGGTCGCGCTCGAAGGTGAAACCCGCGTCGCCGGCACCGAGGGCTGGGACGGTCGTCTGTACCGGGAGTGGGAGGAGCACCGAGAGGAGAAGCGAGTCACCGCGGTTCCGTACTACGGGTGGGACAACCGCGAGGAGGGGCGGATGGCGGTCTGGCTTCCGACAAGGTAG
- a CDS encoding DUF7331 family protein — protein sequence MKTPKKSTDDAGTDGEYQYIEYESDDETVVVIQDHENESAWIQSTVSIPIEP from the coding sequence ATGAAGACGCCAAAAAAATCGACAGACGACGCCGGAACGGATGGGGAGTATCAGTACATCGAGTACGAGTCTGACGACGAAACGGTCGTCGTCATCCAGGACCACGAGAACGAGAGCGCGTGGATCCAGTCGACCGTCTCGATTCCGATCGAACCCTGA
- a CDS encoding HalOD1 output domain-containing protein, whose amino-acid sequence MSNDTTRADSDALPTDEPPREPLLHEIVSRVAAANDCEPLDLRPVSSVVDPEALEALFTTSETAVTVNFPYGGGLVRVSEAGVEFDSELRSEVD is encoded by the coding sequence ATGAGCAACGATACCACGAGGGCCGATTCTGACGCACTTCCGACTGACGAACCACCCCGGGAACCGCTGTTACACGAGATCGTCTCGCGGGTCGCGGCGGCGAACGACTGCGAGCCGCTCGACCTCCGGCCGGTGTCGAGCGTGGTCGACCCGGAAGCCCTCGAAGCGCTCTTCACCACGTCGGAGACGGCCGTCACGGTCAATTTCCCGTACGGAGGCGGACTCGTGCGAGTGAGCGAGGCGGGCGTGGAGTTCGACTCCGAGTTGAGGTCCGAGGTCGACTGA
- a CDS encoding CBS domain-containing protein, whose translation MRGIRIGRVFGIPIQLNLTFLLVLPLFAWLIGSDVGQLVGVLNQFAPTPIDGAPLTEGSMQWILGTAAALGLFVCVLLHEFGHSLVAMRYGYEIESITLWLFGGVASFVEMPEDWRQELVIAVAGPLVSVAVGALSLVGFLALPASQGPAKFVLGYLALTNVLLAVFNMLPGFPMDGGRVLRALLARTRSHARATQLAAEVGKAFAFLLGIVGLFSNLFLVALAFFIYMGASSEAQQTVMKAAFEDVTVRDIMTDRDRLDVVDVRTSVAELLDRMFRERHTGYPVLKNGHLAGMVTLNDARSVNEVERDAYLVGDVMSGELTTIGPDAGAMDAITVMQENGVGRLPVVDEEGELVGLISRSDLVTALNIIQSRGSLPAVRRGDQTEVVDPR comes from the coding sequence ATGCGCGGAATCCGCATCGGACGCGTCTTCGGCATCCCGATTCAGCTGAACCTCACGTTCTTGCTAGTTCTTCCGCTGTTCGCGTGGCTCATCGGCTCCGACGTGGGGCAACTCGTCGGGGTCCTGAACCAGTTCGCCCCCACTCCCATCGACGGCGCGCCGCTCACCGAGGGGTCGATGCAGTGGATTCTCGGCACCGCCGCGGCGCTCGGACTGTTCGTCTGCGTCCTCCTCCACGAGTTCGGCCACTCGCTGGTGGCGATGCGCTACGGCTACGAGATAGAGTCCATCACGCTGTGGCTGTTCGGCGGCGTCGCCAGTTTCGTCGAGATGCCCGAGGACTGGCGGCAGGAACTCGTCATCGCCGTCGCCGGCCCCCTCGTGAGCGTCGCCGTCGGCGCGCTCTCGCTCGTCGGCTTTCTCGCCCTCCCCGCCTCGCAGGGGCCCGCGAAGTTCGTCCTCGGCTACCTCGCGCTGACGAACGTCCTGCTAGCGGTGTTCAACATGCTCCCCGGCTTCCCGATGGACGGCGGGCGCGTCCTCCGCGCGCTCCTCGCCCGCACCCGCTCGCACGCGCGAGCGACGCAACTCGCCGCCGAGGTGGGCAAGGCGTTCGCGTTCCTCCTCGGCATCGTCGGCCTGTTCTCGAACCTGTTTCTCGTCGCCCTCGCCTTCTTCATCTACATGGGCGCCTCTTCGGAGGCCCAACAGACGGTGATGAAGGCCGCCTTCGAGGACGTGACCGTCCGGGACATCATGACCGACCGGGACCGACTCGACGTCGTCGACGTGCGGACGAGCGTCGCGGAACTGCTCGACCGGATGTTCCGCGAGCGACACACCGGCTACCCGGTGCTGAAGAACGGTCACCTCGCGGGGATGGTGACGCTCAACGACGCCCGGTCGGTGAACGAGGTCGAACGCGACGCCTACCTCGTCGGGGACGTGATGTCGGGCGAACTCACCACCATCGGCCCCGACGCGGGCGCGATGGACGCCATCACGGTCATGCAGGAGAACGGCGTCGGCCGACTCCCCGTCGTCGACGAGGAGGGGGAACTCGTCGGTCTCATCTCGCGCTCGGACCTCGTCACCGCGCTCAACATCATCCAGTCGCGCGGGTCGCTCCCGGCGGTCCGTCGGGGCGACCAGACCGAGGTGGTCGACCCGCGGTAG
- a CDS encoding cupin domain-containing protein, giving the protein MSESQPKPVVKRAEDVEYEAVGAADGMSKGVLLDDSDGAPNFAIRRFVLEAGAAVPKHTNEVEHEQYVLSGSYTVGIDDEEYEVSEGDSLLIPAGVVHWYRNESDEEGSFLCAVPNGDDSIELLEEE; this is encoded by the coding sequence ATGAGCGAATCCCAGCCGAAACCGGTCGTCAAGCGCGCCGAAGACGTGGAGTACGAGGCCGTCGGGGCCGCCGACGGGATGTCCAAGGGCGTCCTCCTCGACGACTCGGACGGCGCGCCGAACTTCGCGATTCGGCGGTTCGTCCTCGAGGCGGGCGCCGCCGTCCCGAAGCACACGAACGAGGTCGAACACGAGCAGTACGTCCTCTCGGGGTCGTACACCGTCGGTATCGACGACGAGGAGTACGAGGTGTCGGAGGGCGACTCGCTTCTCATCCCGGCGGGCGTCGTCCACTGGTACCGAAACGAGTCAGACGAGGAGGGGAGTTTCCTCTGTGCCGTCCCGAACGGCGACGACAGCATCGAACTGCTGGAGGAGGAGTAA
- a CDS encoding competence/damage-inducible protein A: MNVAIVTVGNELLAGDIDNTNATWLARELTERGAEVVRVLTVPDVESVIAETVREWAASFDAVLVTGGLGGTPDDLTMDGVAAGLDLELEVNSVAAADVEATIERILERRPDIDFDLEVPWYASMPAGATPIPNPEGLAPGCVAENVYVLPGIPEEMRAVFGNVADDFGGTVATRTFYTPEPEGAMAEPLAEAAARFNIRVGSYPNREGTRTRIKLTATDPSVLAEASSWLVENAGRELVEAGTEVDGEGVEGAE; encoded by the coding sequence ATGAACGTCGCCATCGTGACCGTCGGCAACGAACTGCTCGCCGGCGACATCGACAACACCAACGCGACGTGGTTGGCGCGCGAACTGACCGAACGCGGCGCGGAGGTGGTCCGCGTGCTCACGGTCCCCGACGTGGAGTCCGTCATCGCCGAGACGGTCCGCGAGTGGGCGGCGTCGTTCGACGCCGTCCTCGTCACCGGCGGCCTCGGGGGGACGCCGGACGACCTGACGATGGACGGCGTCGCCGCCGGACTCGACCTGGAGTTGGAGGTGAACTCCGTCGCCGCCGCCGACGTGGAGGCGACCATCGAGCGAATCCTCGAACGGCGGCCCGACATCGACTTCGACCTCGAAGTGCCGTGGTACGCCTCGATGCCCGCGGGGGCGACGCCGATTCCGAACCCCGAGGGCCTCGCGCCGGGGTGCGTCGCCGAGAACGTCTACGTCCTCCCGGGCATCCCCGAGGAGATGCGGGCCGTCTTCGGGAACGTCGCCGACGACTTCGGCGGCACCGTGGCGACGAGGACGTTCTACACGCCCGAACCGGAGGGGGCGATGGCGGAACCGCTCGCGGAGGCGGCCGCGCGGTTCAACATCCGGGTCGGGAGCTACCCCAACCGCGAGGGGACCCGAACGCGCATCAAACTCACCGCGACGGACCCGTCGGTGCTGGCCGAGGCGTCGTCGTGGCTGGTCGAGAACGCGGGTCGGGAGTTGGTCGAGGCGGGGACCGAAGTCGACGGAGAAGGCGTCGAGGGCGCGGAGTAG
- a CDS encoding carotenoid oxygenase family protein, which produces MNRWSLGLRSQPETVSDAELRVEGTLPDWVDGSFVLNGPGQFDVGGRPFAYWFDPFAMLRLLDVSGPDGTVRYTNRYVDSEDYRWARDRGGVRTAFPGTPPDRSPLVRFGQLLTGRFTDNTSIGTVRIGGDWVAVTESPWGYRIDPETLETGERIDLTRGLPVDATLGHVHFDSRTEEFWGLGLSYGPKTGYVVFKRPANTRVPTMVAHLPFRDIPYVHSFSLTERYVVLPAVPYGPNLVALLAGSLFDSTTFIESFERREDPTRFHVVDRRTGDVVATPETDPFFVYHHANAFEDGDEVVVDAVVYPDDRAITGLYLDELRSGDPDVPPGRLVRFRLPLDGRGAVSRKSLHDGPVEFPTINYRGHNGRPYRYVYLAEMNAGPFPTGLLKFDIETETETAWTPAAADGGDAYPSEATFVPRPDGSGEDDGVLLTLMLDPAAERSVLVVLDAGTMTELARATLPHWTPYPFHGQFYDRENPTRTMH; this is translated from the coding sequence ATGAACCGGTGGTCGCTCGGCCTGCGGAGCCAACCGGAGACGGTTTCGGACGCCGAGTTGCGGGTCGAGGGGACGCTCCCCGACTGGGTGGACGGATCGTTCGTCCTGAACGGTCCGGGACAGTTCGACGTGGGGGGTCGGCCGTTCGCGTACTGGTTCGACCCGTTCGCGATGCTCCGACTGCTCGACGTGAGCGGTCCGGACGGAACCGTGCGCTACACCAACCGGTACGTCGATTCGGAGGACTATCGGTGGGCGCGCGACCGCGGCGGCGTCCGCACCGCGTTCCCGGGCACGCCCCCCGACCGGTCCCCGCTCGTTCGCTTCGGCCAACTGCTGACCGGGCGGTTCACCGACAACACCTCCATCGGAACCGTCCGAATCGGCGGCGACTGGGTGGCCGTCACCGAGTCGCCGTGGGGCTACCGCATCGACCCCGAGACGCTGGAGACGGGCGAGCGAATCGACCTCACGCGCGGCCTCCCCGTCGACGCGACGCTCGGACACGTGCACTTCGATTCGCGAACGGAGGAGTTCTGGGGGCTCGGGCTCTCCTACGGGCCGAAGACGGGCTACGTGGTGTTCAAACGCCCCGCGAACACCCGCGTGCCGACGATGGTCGCGCACCTGCCGTTCCGAGACATCCCCTACGTTCACTCGTTCTCCCTGACCGAGCGATACGTCGTGCTCCCGGCCGTCCCCTACGGTCCGAACCTCGTCGCCCTCCTCGCGGGGTCGCTGTTCGACTCGACGACGTTCATCGAGTCCTTCGAACGGCGCGAGGACCCGACCCGGTTTCACGTCGTCGACCGGCGGACGGGTGACGTCGTCGCGACGCCCGAGACGGACCCCTTCTTCGTCTACCACCACGCGAACGCCTTCGAGGACGGTGACGAGGTGGTCGTCGACGCCGTCGTCTATCCGGACGACCGGGCGATAACCGGCCTCTACCTCGACGAACTCCGCTCCGGCGACCCGGACGTCCCGCCGGGCCGTCTGGTCCGCTTCCGACTCCCGTTGGACGGGCGCGGCGCCGTCTCCCGAAAGTCGCTTCACGACGGCCCCGTCGAGTTCCCCACCATCAACTACCGCGGTCACAACGGCCGTCCCTACCGCTACGTCTACCTCGCGGAGATGAACGCCGGGCCGTTCCCCACGGGACTGCTGAAGTTCGATATCGAGACGGAGACGGAGACGGCCTGGACGCCCGCGGCCGCCGACGGCGGGGACGCCTACCCTAGCGAGGCGACGTTCGTCCCCCGCCCCGACGGGTCCGGCGAGGACGACGGCGTGTTGTTGACGCTGATGCTCGACCCGGCGGCCGAGCGGTCGGTGCTCGTCGTCTTGGACGCCGGGACGATGACCGAACTGGCGCGGGCGACGCTCCCTCACTGGACGCCGTACCCGTTCCACGGTCAGTTCTACGACCGCGAGAATCCGACGCGGACGATGCACTGA